Proteins found in one bacterium genomic segment:
- a CDS encoding rhomboid family intramembrane serine protease — MRGYTTGDRINYWLFQDRIPLTKLIIIANAATFLAVTLFKLDVITYLLGFSSPIALKMPWTFVTYPLVAMRGDIISLLFGAYWLWIAGGSLERSWDTRRYALYFFLMSAITAGGLWAGSVLLNIPISLIGLWLPLAGVTIAWAMMNPEQQILFFFIIPMKLKYLALLDVVLVLIFYGQVHLLLGVFALIGCAFSYWYIQPHSFGMRAGQDTGQVVHVHRRRSIMHSLNPFARIKERRDKDRLRKLFDDSFGDDDNERR; from the coding sequence ATGCGAGGATACACGACGGGTGACAGGATAAATTATTGGCTATTTCAAGATAGGATACCGCTGACGAAGCTGATTATCATTGCGAATGCGGCAACCTTTCTTGCGGTCACCTTGTTCAAACTCGACGTGATCACATACCTGCTCGGATTCAGCTCGCCTATAGCCTTGAAGATGCCGTGGACATTCGTTACATATCCCCTGGTAGCTATGAGAGGGGACATCATCAGTCTGCTCTTCGGAGCATACTGGCTGTGGATCGCCGGGGGCAGTCTTGAAAGGTCATGGGACACCAGGCGTTATGCGCTCTACTTTTTCCTGATGAGCGCGATAACTGCCGGCGGCCTATGGGCAGGTTCCGTCCTGTTGAACATACCAATCTCGCTTATCGGGCTGTGGCTGCCGCTTGCAGGCGTCACTATTGCCTGGGCAATGATGAACCCCGAACAGCAGATATTGTTCTTCTTTATTATTCCTATGAAGCTCAAATATCTGGCGCTGCTGGATGTAGTGCTTGTTCTGATATTTTACGGACAGGTTCACCTGCTTTTGGGTGTGTTTGCCTTGATCGGCTGTGCATTTTCCTATTGGTATATCCAACCTCACAGTTTTGGAATGCGAGCCGGGCAGGATACAGGACAAGTCGTGCATGTTCACAGGCGCAGAAGCATTATGCACAGCCTGAACCCATTCGCAAGGATCAAAGAACGACGCGATAAAGACCGGCTGCGCAAGTTATTTGATGATTCGTTCGGTGATGATGATAACGAACGGAGATAG
- a CDS encoding transposase: MKIQNERKNPIHGIYIQPNHTIIVYLTICTKDRLPWLASPDIHDLLRSVWQEAQAWHVGKYVIMPDHIHLFAGLAQDDISLERWITYWKSMFSKKHKKPEHRWQSSHWDTRLRSDDSYYNKWVYVKNNPVRQGLVQRSDQWPFQGEIFEVS, encoded by the coding sequence ATGAAAATTCAAAATGAGAGAAAAAACCCTATCCATGGCATCTACATCCAACCAAATCACACTATTATTGTCTATCTGACCATATGCACAAAGGATCGGCTGCCATGGCTTGCATCACCCGATATCCACGATTTATTGCGTTCAGTATGGCAAGAGGCACAAGCCTGGCATGTTGGCAAATATGTCATTATGCCGGATCATATCCATCTCTTTGCAGGACTTGCGCAAGATGATATTTCACTTGAGCGGTGGATCACTTATTGGAAATCTATGTTCAGCAAAAAACACAAAAAACCTGAGCACCGTTGGCAAAGCAGCCACTGGGATACGCGCTTGCGCTCAGATGATAGTTATTACAACAAATGGGTTTATGTTAAAAACAATCCTGTCAGACAGGGTCTTGTACAAAGATCAGACCAATGGCCTTTCCAAGGAGAGATTTTCGAGGTTAGTTGA
- a CDS encoding glycosyltransferase: MAGVSVLIPAYNEQDIIGQTVQAALGMPDIEEVVVIDDGSEDETPFVAYDAGARVIQMNQNSGKGAAMNRGAAETNSEILLIIDADLGPSAAETYKLLEPILADQADMAIAVMKAPPGHKGGFGFVLKLARWGIKKYGGILVTAPISGQRAIRRRLIEDIGGFERGFGVETALTIDALRKGYKIVEVPLPLNHRVSGRNLKGFVHRGQQFIDIVRALWKRKGTKSKF; encoded by the coding sequence AGACCGTGCAGGCGGCGCTGGGCATGCCGGACATTGAAGAAGTGGTCGTGATCGACGACGGTTCTGAAGATGAAACGCCGTTTGTCGCTTATGACGCCGGAGCGCGTGTAATCCAGATGAACCAAAATTCGGGCAAAGGCGCCGCCATGAACCGTGGGGCTGCTGAAACGAATTCCGAGATTTTGCTGATAATCGATGCCGATCTTGGTCCCAGCGCGGCTGAGACATATAAGCTGCTCGAACCGATATTAGCCGACCAGGCAGATATGGCCATCGCAGTTATGAAGGCTCCGCCGGGACATAAAGGCGGGTTTGGATTTGTGTTGAAACTGGCGAGGTGGGGAATCAAGAAATATGGCGGAATCCTGGTGACAGCGCCCATCTCCGGCCAGAGAGCGATCCGGCGCAGACTGATCGAGGATATCGGCGGGTTTGAAAGGGGCTTCGGAGTGGAAACAGCGCTCACTATCGATGCACTCCGAAAAGGCTATAAAATTGTGGAGGTTCCCCTGCCCTTGAATCATCGGGTGTCCGGGCGCAACTTAAAGGGCTTTGTGCATAGAGGGCAGCAGTTTATAGATATTGTGCGAGCGCTGTGGAAAAGGAAAGGCACTAAATCAAAATTTTGA